The following proteins are co-located in the Microbacterium sp. SORGH_AS_0888 genome:
- a CDS encoding methylenetetrahydrofolate reductase C-terminal domain-containing protein — translation MTGPATLPLRGECPKSMMYGPCGDVHSDGRCEISSSPCVFLGTATVAWPAPGDDAVDRSGSAAAAIATEAGRELQALMSRRKAVITGLPARAMDVDSLAACAEVLAGSVDAVLSGDSGRARVQFAPSYRAELIRRAGLRAWLGINCRDRNRVAIEGELAGVLASDAAGVLCVTGNHTDSGHRPDAQPVFDLEGTRVVPLARRFGLFTGAAASPAAPPTRRRAARFAQKVRAGAQIGLLQYAGEPWQVAEFIDEVRAEGADVPFLPGVPVVIDHEGAALLASFESADLPAGYVQRVLDARDPFTAGIEAAVDYGRGLLELDGVAGVVAAGGARFGQEREFSLALATIARELGGAS, via the coding sequence ATGACCGGTCCGGCAACGCTCCCGCTGCGCGGCGAGTGCCCCAAGAGCATGATGTACGGCCCCTGCGGCGACGTGCACTCGGACGGTCGCTGCGAGATATCCTCGTCGCCCTGCGTGTTCCTCGGAACGGCCACCGTCGCGTGGCCCGCGCCCGGAGACGACGCGGTCGACCGCAGCGGCTCGGCCGCCGCGGCCATCGCGACCGAGGCGGGCCGCGAGCTGCAGGCGCTGATGTCCCGGCGCAAAGCCGTGATCACGGGCCTTCCCGCACGCGCGATGGACGTGGACTCGCTCGCGGCGTGCGCGGAGGTGCTGGCGGGATCGGTCGATGCCGTGCTCTCGGGCGACTCGGGCCGCGCCCGCGTGCAGTTCGCGCCGTCGTACCGTGCCGAGCTCATCCGGCGGGCGGGCCTGCGTGCCTGGCTCGGGATCAACTGCCGCGACCGCAACCGGGTGGCCATCGAGGGCGAGCTGGCGGGCGTCCTGGCCTCGGATGCCGCGGGCGTGCTCTGCGTCACCGGGAACCACACCGACAGCGGCCATCGACCCGATGCGCAGCCGGTGTTCGACCTGGAGGGGACACGTGTCGTGCCGCTGGCACGCCGATTCGGCCTGTTCACCGGCGCGGCGGCATCCCCCGCGGCGCCTCCCACGCGGCGACGGGCGGCCCGCTTCGCCCAGAAGGTGCGAGCCGGCGCGCAGATCGGACTGCTGCAGTACGCAGGTGAGCCCTGGCAGGTGGCGGAGTTCATCGACGAGGTGCGGGCCGAGGGAGCCGACGTCCCGTTCCTGCCGGGCGTGCCGGTCGTGATCGACCACGAGGGCGCCGCGCTGCTGGCCTCGTTCGAGTCCGCCGACCTGCCCGCCGGCTACGTGCAGCGCGTCCTCGATGCGCGCGATCCCTTCACCGCCGGCATCGAGGCCGCCGTCGACTACGGACGCGGGCTGCTCGAGCTGGACGGTGTCGCGGGCGTCGTCGCGGCCGGCGGCGCCCGGTTCGGTCAGGAACGGGAGTTCTCGCTCGCGCTTGCGACCATCGCGCGCGAGCTCGGCGGCGCCTCGTGA
- a CDS encoding MFS transporter codes for MTTADAARGRERRLRLSVFAAGFATFAQVFSVQALLPAIAVDEGTSLSTASLALSATTVGMALAVLPWTIYADRHGRLAAVRLALAVATAAALLGPALPELWMVLGSRAVLGAALAAVPAAAVTYISEESAASRVTGSIGTFVVGNTLGGVCGRLVAGLVGDAAGWRVGLGAVGVLGLVAAALFFMAAPGVEGFVRRRIGVRGVAAAAATQLRRRGSLPALAQGFLAMGAFGAMYNYLGVRLVSPDMGVPRSVASFIFLAYLAGAVSARFSATLVRRYGARAVVMVGAAAMIAGTFLTCGPPGAAVGGLVVFTVGCYLVQPVATAIATMGAAPADRAQASGLYQLSWLTGTAAVGSVTGVLYERLGWSAVVGALIAAAALVAALAMAPTASR; via the coding sequence GTGACGACCGCGGATGCGGCGCGCGGCCGTGAGCGGCGGCTTCGCCTCTCCGTCTTCGCCGCGGGGTTCGCGACCTTCGCGCAGGTCTTCTCGGTGCAGGCGTTGCTTCCGGCGATCGCGGTCGACGAGGGGACGTCGCTGTCGACGGCATCGCTCGCCCTGTCCGCGACGACGGTGGGCATGGCGCTCGCCGTGCTGCCCTGGACGATCTACGCGGATCGACACGGTCGGCTCGCCGCCGTCCGGCTCGCGCTGGCGGTCGCGACCGCTGCGGCGCTGCTGGGCCCCGCGTTGCCCGAGCTGTGGATGGTGCTGGGGAGCCGGGCGGTCCTCGGTGCGGCGCTGGCGGCGGTGCCGGCGGCGGCCGTCACCTATATCTCGGAGGAGTCGGCCGCGTCGCGCGTGACCGGCTCGATCGGGACGTTCGTGGTCGGGAACACGCTCGGCGGAGTCTGTGGACGGCTGGTGGCCGGACTTGTCGGCGACGCCGCCGGCTGGCGTGTCGGCCTCGGGGCCGTCGGCGTGCTCGGCCTCGTCGCGGCGGCGCTGTTCTTCATGGCCGCTCCGGGGGTCGAAGGCTTCGTCCGCCGACGGATCGGCGTGCGCGGCGTGGCGGCGGCCGCCGCCACGCAGCTCCGCCGGCGCGGCTCGCTTCCGGCGCTCGCGCAGGGGTTCCTCGCGATGGGGGCGTTCGGGGCCATGTACAACTACCTGGGCGTGCGGCTCGTGTCACCGGATATGGGCGTGCCGCGCTCGGTCGCGTCCTTCATCTTCCTCGCCTACCTCGCCGGCGCCGTCTCCGCACGTTTCTCGGCGACGCTCGTGCGGCGGTACGGCGCGCGAGCCGTCGTGATGGTGGGAGCCGCGGCCATGATCGCGGGCACGTTCCTGACGTGCGGGCCGCCGGGCGCGGCGGTCGGCGGCCTGGTGGTGTTCACCGTCGGCTGCTACCTGGTGCAGCCCGTGGCGACCGCCATCGCCACCATGGGCGCCGCGCCGGCCGACCGCGCGCAGGCGAGCGGGCTCTACCAGCTGTCATGGCTGACCGGGACCGCCGCGGTCGGCTCGGTCACCGGCGTGCTGTACGAACGCCTCGGATGGTCGGCCGTTGTCGGCGCACTGATCGCGGCGGCGGCGCTCGTCGCGGCGCTCGCGATGGCTCCCACCGCCTCGCGCTAA
- a CDS encoding ABC transporter permease, translating to MTDTQTPASDERAGGRRAAAGATTAARTRASRRLPRVLTRLLSYSWLLIALLIVWEVVARLSPTVFFPPLTVVLGQFAQDWLSPTPQTAFLSDRFWRTVPVSLSRLARGWLLAVVVGVTLGVVLGRSVTTRAMFNPVIRFWMSVPNAALLPIALQFFGVTEGMGIFLIFFGTVWLIVINTADGVSGVNASWLRSAQSLRLPRRVMLLRVVLPAASPHILAGLRISVNFALILMIVAELYATTTGLGRDIALYQQTFQYRQMWSAFLLIALIGVLVNVVFDLLEARLLRWQRRGGLLSR from the coding sequence TTGACTGACACCCAGACGCCCGCGAGCGATGAGCGCGCCGGAGGGAGGCGCGCTGCCGCCGGTGCCACGACGGCCGCCCGCACCCGCGCATCACGCCGCCTCCCCCGCGTCCTGACGCGACTGCTTTCCTACAGCTGGCTGCTCATCGCGCTGCTGATCGTGTGGGAGGTCGTCGCACGGCTGAGCCCGACCGTGTTCTTCCCACCGCTGACGGTCGTGCTCGGTCAGTTCGCACAGGACTGGCTGAGCCCGACGCCGCAGACGGCGTTCCTCTCCGACCGCTTCTGGCGGACCGTGCCGGTGAGCCTGTCGCGGCTCGCGCGCGGCTGGCTGCTGGCCGTTGTCGTCGGCGTCACGCTCGGCGTCGTCCTCGGGCGCAGCGTCACGACGCGGGCGATGTTCAACCCGGTGATCCGGTTCTGGATGTCCGTTCCGAACGCCGCGCTGCTGCCCATCGCGCTCCAGTTCTTCGGGGTCACCGAGGGCATGGGGATCTTCCTCATCTTCTTCGGCACCGTCTGGCTGATCGTGATCAACACGGCGGACGGGGTGTCCGGGGTGAACGCCTCCTGGCTGCGCTCGGCCCAGAGCCTGCGGCTGCCGCGCCGGGTGATGCTGCTGCGCGTCGTGCTCCCCGCCGCCAGCCCCCACATCCTCGCGGGGCTCCGCATCAGTGTGAACTTCGCCCTGATCCTGATGATCGTGGCCGAGCTCTACGCGACGACGACCGGCCTCGGTCGCGACATCGCGCTGTACCAGCAGACGTTCCAGTACCGCCAGATGTGGTCGGCTTTCCTGCTGATCGCGCTGATCGGCGTCCTCGTCAACGTCGTCTTCGACCTCCTGGAGGCCCGGCTGCTGCGGTGGCAGCGGCGCGGCGGCCTCCTCTCCCGCTGA
- a CDS encoding methylenetetrahydrofolate reductase encodes MNASAEESATPDIDRARLPEGTALLEKLGRGRVVVGDFPVREADRDAHLRTAEALAGSVDLALIGEPISVVRQFPPAYRTRLLRDQGLAVWTSLNCRDRNRVALEGELVALADVGASAVHAITGGHPARGRRPDAMPVFDISAMELTTLAAQTPLVVSAAEAPEEPPAETRAARFAEKARRGADIAFLNLTSSPEVVDDFLRAVAELGQRRPAVVCVPFIIDEDTASVLTSLHASTMPAGYVERILAASDTLTAGIRAFVELATAYLDVPGVAGVCLSGGGAPGRQLDYARAMATAARELGAGL; translated from the coding sequence ATGAACGCATCGGCCGAGGAGTCCGCTACGCCGGACATCGATCGTGCACGTCTGCCGGAAGGGACGGCGCTGCTCGAGAAGCTGGGCCGAGGCCGCGTCGTCGTCGGCGACTTCCCCGTCCGCGAGGCCGATCGGGACGCCCACCTGCGCACCGCCGAGGCCCTCGCCGGATCGGTCGACCTCGCCCTCATCGGCGAGCCGATCAGCGTCGTCCGGCAGTTCCCGCCGGCCTATCGGACCCGTCTGCTGCGCGACCAGGGGCTCGCAGTGTGGACGAGCCTGAACTGCCGCGACCGAAACCGGGTCGCCCTGGAGGGCGAGCTCGTCGCGCTCGCGGATGTCGGCGCGAGCGCCGTGCACGCCATCACCGGAGGACACCCCGCTCGAGGCCGCCGCCCCGACGCGATGCCCGTCTTCGACATCTCCGCCATGGAGCTGACCACGCTCGCCGCGCAGACGCCGCTCGTGGTCTCGGCCGCCGAGGCGCCCGAGGAGCCGCCGGCCGAGACACGAGCCGCACGTTTCGCAGAGAAGGCACGACGGGGCGCGGACATCGCCTTCCTCAACCTCACCAGCAGCCCCGAGGTCGTCGACGACTTCCTGCGCGCGGTGGCGGAGCTCGGCCAACGGCGCCCGGCCGTCGTGTGCGTGCCCTTCATCATCGACGAGGACACGGCCTCCGTGCTCACCAGCCTGCACGCCAGCACGATGCCCGCCGGCTACGTCGAGCGCATCCTGGCGGCCTCCGACACCCTGACCGCGGGCATCCGAGCGTTCGTCGAGCTCGCGACGGCCTACCTGGACGTGCCGGGCGTCGCCGGCGTCTGTCTCTCCGGCGGCGGTGCGCCCGGCCGGCAGCTCGACTATGCCCGCGCCATGGCCACCGCGGCCCGCGAGCTCGGCGCCGGCCTCTGA
- a CDS encoding ABC transporter permease — MTPVAEHTTGAGRTFGLTRARGALLGLAGVAIVVAAWESIVATGWVSAQSLPSPLAVAVQLPVVASDPLFLRGLLDTLGAWLSALGLATASAIVLGFLAGTIPALSRPLMVVVNALRSIPATALIPVAILVFGLGPSMKTAVSLYAVFPVILINTIYGVAGTEPMRIDAARSLHWPWWRRYLLLVLPSATPSIVTGIRIASGISLVVVISAELLGARSGVGLALVRYQQALHIDMAYACITIIGMLGLLLYSLMVALERATIDRIHLD, encoded by the coding sequence ATGACCCCGGTCGCGGAGCACACCACGGGTGCGGGGCGGACCTTCGGTCTGACCCGCGCCCGTGGCGCCCTGCTCGGTCTCGCCGGCGTCGCGATCGTCGTCGCCGCGTGGGAGTCGATCGTCGCGACCGGGTGGGTCTCCGCGCAGTCCCTCCCCTCGCCGCTCGCGGTCGCGGTCCAGCTCCCGGTGGTCGCCAGCGACCCGCTCTTCCTCCGCGGGCTCCTGGACACGCTGGGCGCGTGGCTCAGCGCCCTCGGTCTGGCGACGGCCTCGGCCATCGTCCTCGGGTTCCTCGCCGGAACCATCCCGGCCCTGTCCCGGCCGCTCATGGTGGTCGTCAACGCGCTGCGCTCGATCCCGGCCACGGCTCTGATCCCGGTCGCGATCCTCGTGTTCGGTCTCGGCCCCTCGATGAAGACCGCCGTCTCCCTCTACGCGGTGTTCCCGGTCATCCTCATCAACACCATCTACGGCGTCGCGGGGACCGAGCCGATGCGCATCGACGCGGCACGGTCCCTGCACTGGCCCTGGTGGCGCCGCTACCTGCTGCTGGTGCTGCCGAGCGCCACCCCCTCGATCGTGACGGGCATCCGCATCGCCTCGGGGATCTCGCTGGTCGTCGTGATCAGCGCCGAGCTCCTGGGCGCGCGCAGCGGCGTGGGACTCGCGCTCGTGCGGTACCAGCAGGCCCTGCACATCGACATGGCGTACGCCTGCATCACCATCATCGGGATGCTGGGGCTGCTCCTCTACTCGCTCATGGTCGCCCTCGAGCGGGCGACGATCGATCGGATCCACCTTGACTGA
- a CDS encoding cyclodeaminase/cyclohydrolase family protein yields MSVDVPANSALTVRSTSVSGWTEALAEAAPNPGGGSAGAVVLGFAAALIEMVCGYSVGRGSDEEVAALAQDAAALRRTALRLVDEDGEASARLAAAYRSEPGPDRDRRIREESVRAAETCAEMASGAIAVLPGLARLADLANPALIADVVVAGDMLRTALATSRTNIGVDLGGL; encoded by the coding sequence ATGTCCGTCGATGTTCCCGCGAACAGCGCCCTCACCGTCCGATCGACGTCCGTCTCCGGCTGGACGGAGGCGCTCGCCGAGGCCGCTCCGAACCCGGGCGGCGGTTCGGCCGGCGCCGTCGTCCTCGGCTTCGCCGCGGCGCTGATCGAGATGGTGTGCGGATACTCCGTCGGGCGGGGGAGCGACGAGGAGGTCGCCGCGCTCGCCCAGGACGCGGCGGCGCTGCGCCGGACGGCGCTGCGACTCGTGGACGAGGACGGCGAGGCCTCGGCCCGGCTGGCCGCGGCGTACCGGAGCGAGCCGGGACCCGATCGGGACCGCCGCATCCGTGAAGAGAGCGTCCGCGCGGCCGAGACCTGTGCCGAGATGGCGAGCGGGGCCATCGCCGTGCTGCCCGGTCTTGCTCGGCTCGCGGATCTCGCCAACCCCGCGCTCATCGCGGACGTGGTCGTCGCGGGCGACATGCTGCGCACGGCGCTGGCGACATCCCGCACGAACATCGGGGTCGACCTGGGCGGGCTGTGA
- a CDS encoding BLUF domain-containing protein has protein sequence MTAVHPDLISLMYASEAVEAFDDDELAALLAQSRSANQRNDITGMLLYRSGRFVQVLEGSAHDVHALVDRIRADPRHTRLRVMLEEGVPERRFEDWSMGYQSLDEPSDPAPSGVRDTFHDLEQRDDENLATRAAHELSLWFRVRAGDAS, from the coding sequence ATGACCGCGGTGCACCCCGACCTGATCTCCCTGATGTACGCGAGCGAGGCCGTCGAGGCCTTCGACGACGACGAGCTCGCCGCGCTTCTCGCGCAGAGCCGCTCCGCCAACCAGCGCAACGACATCACCGGCATGCTGCTGTACCGCAGCGGCCGGTTCGTGCAGGTGCTCGAGGGCTCGGCCCACGACGTGCATGCCCTCGTCGACCGCATCCGCGCCGATCCGCGGCACACGCGCCTGCGCGTGATGCTGGAGGAAGGGGTGCCCGAGCGCCGCTTCGAGGACTGGAGCATGGGCTACCAGAGCCTCGACGAGCCGAGCGATCCCGCGCCGAGCGGTGTCCGTGACACGTTCCACGACCTGGAGCAGCGGGACGACGAGAACCTTGCGACGCGCGCGGCGCACGAGCTCTCGCTCTGGTTTCGCGTCCGCGCCGGCGACGCCTCGTAG
- a CDS encoding ABC transporter substrate-binding protein: protein MPYRPSRRPMALLIGIGSVFALAACSSAPATDASSGSASLTHVRVSTLGFCDDPIVWGIDQGIFADAGLDVELVTVQSGAAGVSALQADEIDIAYANPLTSLQAIENGVDLKIVSGSSLSNEKSYQVVVAGDSGITNAAGLEGATIAVNALGSLGEIMTARWIADNGRGATAQFVALPFADQVPSVKNGTVTAASTGYTQAAASLADGSIRSLGNPYYDGVGEIPTSFYVAGSGWVSANEGAAESFASAMTTLAASASDPANDDARFAVTAAACGSTAADLADTLEPTYTGQLDAAQVSSLVDILVDAKAISSIDLAAVLPDWARTA, encoded by the coding sequence ATGCCCTACCGCCCGTCTCGCCGACCGATGGCCCTGCTCATCGGCATCGGCTCCGTCTTCGCACTGGCCGCCTGCAGCTCGGCACCGGCGACGGACGCCAGCAGCGGCTCCGCGTCCCTCACCCACGTCCGCGTGAGCACACTGGGCTTCTGCGACGATCCGATCGTCTGGGGCATCGACCAGGGCATCTTCGCCGACGCCGGACTGGACGTCGAGCTGGTCACCGTCCAGTCCGGTGCAGCGGGCGTGTCCGCGCTGCAGGCCGATGAGATCGACATCGCCTACGCCAACCCGCTGACCAGCCTCCAGGCGATCGAGAACGGCGTCGATCTGAAGATCGTCTCCGGCAGCTCGCTGTCCAACGAGAAGTCCTATCAGGTCGTCGTCGCCGGCGACTCGGGCATCACGAACGCCGCCGGGCTCGAGGGCGCCACCATCGCCGTGAACGCCCTGGGCAGCCTCGGGGAGATCATGACCGCACGCTGGATCGCCGACAACGGCCGCGGCGCGACCGCGCAGTTCGTCGCGCTGCCCTTCGCCGACCAGGTGCCGAGCGTCAAGAACGGCACCGTCACTGCGGCGTCCACCGGATACACGCAGGCCGCCGCGAGCCTGGCCGATGGCAGCATCCGCTCGCTGGGCAACCCGTACTACGACGGCGTCGGCGAGATCCCGACCTCGTTCTACGTCGCCGGATCCGGCTGGGTGTCCGCGAACGAGGGCGCCGCGGAGAGCTTCGCCTCCGCGATGACCACGCTCGCCGCATCCGCCTCGGACCCCGCCAACGACGACGCCCGCTTCGCGGTCACCGCCGCCGCCTGCGGCTCGACCGCGGCGGACCTGGCCGACACGCTCGAGCCCACCTATACCGGCCAGCTGGATGCCGCTCAGGTCTCGTCGCTGGTGGACATCCTCGTCGACGCCAAGGCCATCTCCTCGATCGACCTCGCGGCGGTGCTGCCGGACTGGGCCCGCACCGCATGA
- a CDS encoding helix-turn-helix domain-containing protein — MTDRGTTQEADAFARSLGAVIRGRRQELGLRLVEVAKSTGLSHSFLSQLERGRTRASMRSLFAVARTLNTTQQELLALAAGPDSANAPESPLSVIQPQTEAHARLLMHSDSQVDVTEFVGLPFESGEFFSHERPEFIYVVQGSIEFEMRVAPDSGGSVQLLQQGQSVLCPGSMLHRYRSVGARAATVLMIQYPA; from the coding sequence ATGACCGACCGTGGGACGACCCAGGAAGCCGACGCGTTCGCCCGTTCGCTCGGCGCCGTCATCCGGGGGCGACGGCAGGAGCTCGGTCTGCGCCTGGTCGAGGTGGCCAAGAGCACGGGACTGTCGCACTCCTTCCTCAGCCAGCTCGAGCGGGGCCGCACCCGGGCGAGCATGCGGTCGCTGTTCGCGGTCGCCCGCACGCTGAACACGACGCAGCAGGAGCTGCTCGCGCTCGCAGCGGGGCCCGATTCCGCCAACGCCCCGGAGTCTCCGCTCAGCGTGATCCAGCCCCAGACGGAGGCGCACGCACGGCTGCTGATGCATTCGGACTCGCAGGTGGACGTGACCGAGTTCGTCGGGCTCCCGTTCGAGAGCGGCGAGTTCTTCAGCCATGAGCGTCCCGAGTTCATCTACGTCGTCCAGGGCAGTATCGAGTTCGAGATGCGCGTCGCGCCGGACTCGGGCGGGAGCGTGCAGCTGCTGCAGCAGGGCCAGAGCGTGCTGTGCCCGGGATCGATGCTGCACCGGTACCGGTCGGTCGGCGCGCGCGCCGCGACCGTGCTCATGATCCAGTACCCGGCCTGA
- a CDS encoding FAD-binding oxidoreductase, giving the protein METTDTSHRLVSLIDELSARLDPRLISVDRRQRERASLDGATMSPILSELLPAGLADVVITPRAIDDVPVIVSAAVRHDIPLTVRGRGTGNYGQGIPLHGGIVLDTSGLTAVSTAQDGSITAEAGARMRAIDLVARESGQELCLMPSTVQSSLGGFLAGGSGGAGTIEFGNTRQGFVLALDVVHAHADARIVHVTGEQAQAYLHSFGVAGVIVRATVRLRPALEWRPVFASFPTLGEASSVFRALGALTPAPKLVSADDPELVGTLPADDALAPDRVSLRTIVADDTLEAAVEIIEAAGGRVDEVRSGYAETMRMSVIAYNHPAWWFLRAHTGDYFHLEVFGDVLLDDPESVRSLFDEAHLHLELGHSVNFGMLLLPYRDPGDVTAAIERLAAVGIGAHDCHSWILESPSLALRSAADRNDPHGVLNPGKLIAAATA; this is encoded by the coding sequence GTGGAAACGACCGACACCTCGCACCGGCTGGTGTCCCTCATCGACGAGCTGAGCGCACGTCTGGATCCTCGCCTCATCTCGGTGGACCGCCGTCAGCGCGAGCGCGCCTCGCTCGACGGCGCGACCATGTCGCCGATCCTCTCCGAGCTGCTTCCCGCCGGCCTCGCCGATGTCGTCATCACGCCCCGCGCGATCGACGACGTCCCCGTGATCGTGTCCGCGGCCGTGCGCCACGACATCCCGCTCACCGTGCGAGGACGCGGCACCGGCAACTACGGCCAGGGCATCCCGCTGCACGGCGGGATCGTGCTGGACACGAGCGGCCTCACCGCCGTCTCGACAGCGCAGGACGGCTCGATCACGGCGGAGGCGGGCGCCCGCATGCGCGCCATCGATCTGGTCGCGCGCGAGTCCGGCCAGGAGCTGTGCCTCATGCCCTCCACGGTGCAGAGCTCGCTCGGCGGGTTCCTCGCCGGCGGCTCCGGCGGCGCCGGCACGATCGAGTTCGGCAACACCCGCCAAGGATTCGTCCTGGCGCTGGATGTCGTCCACGCCCACGCGGACGCCCGCATCGTTCACGTCACCGGCGAACAGGCGCAGGCCTACCTGCACAGCTTCGGGGTCGCCGGCGTGATCGTTCGCGCCACCGTGCGACTGCGACCGGCGCTCGAGTGGCGTCCCGTGTTCGCGAGCTTCCCGACGCTGGGCGAGGCGTCCTCGGTCTTCCGCGCACTCGGCGCGCTCACTCCCGCGCCCAAGCTCGTCTCCGCCGACGACCCGGAGCTGGTCGGGACGCTTCCCGCCGACGACGCGCTGGCACCCGACCGGGTGAGCCTGCGCACGATCGTGGCCGACGACACGCTCGAGGCCGCCGTCGAGATCATCGAGGCGGCGGGCGGACGCGTGGACGAGGTGCGCAGCGGCTACGCCGAGACGATGCGGATGTCGGTGATCGCGTACAACCACCCCGCCTGGTGGTTCCTGCGCGCTCACACCGGCGACTACTTCCACCTCGAGGTGTTCGGCGACGTCCTTCTGGACGACCCGGAGTCGGTGCGGTCGCTGTTCGACGAGGCGCACCTGCACCTCGAGCTCGGCCACTCGGTGAACTTCGGCATGCTGCTGCTCCCCTATCGCGATCCCGGCGACGTCACGGCCGCCATCGAGCGACTGGCCGCGGTGGGCATCGGCGCCCACGACTGCCACAGCTGGATCCTCGAGTCGCCCTCGCTCGCGCTGCGCAGCGCCGCGGACCGGAACGACCCCCACGGGGTGCTCAACCCCGGAAAGCTCATCGCGGCCGCGACCGCCTGA
- a CDS encoding GNAT family N-acetyltransferase, whose amino-acid sequence MTELRLEELSAATIVAVNSMSLKPGQEQFIAPVSYGTAATVMNPRTSWQRVVLDRNEVVGFISANFDPEEPHERFRSVLWRINVDADDQGRGVGRFAVEALVEEARARGMDHVNVIYEAGEAGPDAFFTRVGFRPVGETEYGETIAEIRV is encoded by the coding sequence ATGACGGAGCTTCGCCTCGAAGAGTTGTCGGCCGCGACGATCGTCGCCGTGAACTCCATGTCGCTCAAGCCGGGGCAGGAGCAGTTCATCGCGCCGGTGAGCTACGGAACGGCCGCGACGGTCATGAACCCGCGCACGAGCTGGCAGCGCGTCGTGCTGGACCGCAACGAGGTCGTGGGCTTCATCAGCGCGAACTTCGACCCCGAAGAGCCGCACGAACGGTTCCGCTCCGTGCTGTGGCGCATCAACGTGGACGCCGACGATCAGGGCCGCGGCGTCGGCCGCTTCGCCGTCGAGGCGCTGGTCGAGGAGGCTCGCGCGCGCGGCATGGACCACGTCAACGTGATCTACGAGGCCGGCGAGGCCGGCCCGGACGCCTTCTTCACGCGCGTGGGCTTCCGCCCCGTCGGGGAGACGGAGTACGGCGAGACCATCGCCGAGATCCGGGTCTGA
- a CDS encoding ABC transporter ATP-binding protein encodes MDITVDRVSKSYGATLALSETSFRIAQNEFVTIVGPSGCGKSTLLMMMAGLLPTSTGSIRLDEQEVRGPAHGVGVVFQDYSRSLFPWMTVKSNLAMAMVSQKLPKGERDARIARALHSVGLEGHEKTYPWQMSGGMQQRVAIARAVVALPRILLMDEPFAAVDAQTRADLEDLILRIRDEYRVTVALVTHDIDESVYLADRVLVLAAGPGRVIRDLPVDLPSPREQVATKRLPAFVDYRSTVFELVMRPVAKETRA; translated from the coding sequence ATGGACATCACCGTCGACCGCGTCTCCAAGAGCTACGGCGCCACGCTCGCGCTCAGCGAGACGTCCTTCCGCATCGCGCAGAACGAGTTCGTCACGATCGTCGGCCCATCGGGATGCGGCAAGAGCACACTCCTGATGATGATGGCCGGTCTCCTGCCGACGAGCACCGGCAGCATCCGGCTCGATGAGCAGGAGGTGCGCGGCCCCGCCCACGGCGTCGGCGTCGTCTTCCAGGACTACAGCCGCTCGCTCTTCCCCTGGATGACCGTGAAGAGCAACCTCGCCATGGCGATGGTGTCGCAGAAGCTCCCGAAGGGGGAACGCGACGCACGGATCGCGCGCGCCCTGCACAGCGTGGGGCTGGAGGGCCACGAGAAGACGTATCCCTGGCAGATGTCCGGCGGCATGCAGCAACGCGTGGCGATCGCGCGCGCCGTGGTGGCGCTGCCGCGCATCCTTTTGATGGACGAGCCGTTCGCGGCCGTCGACGCCCAGACCCGCGCGGATCTCGAGGATCTGATCCTGCGCATCCGTGACGAGTACCGGGTCACCGTCGCGCTGGTCACGCACGACATCGACGAGTCCGTGTACCTCGCCGACCGGGTGCTGGTGCTGGCGGCGGGACCCGGCCGGGTGATCCGGGACCTCCCGGTCGACCTGCCCTCCCCCCGCGAGCAGGTCGCGACGAAACGATTGCCGGCGTTCGTCGACTACCGCTCGACGGTGTTCGAGCTCGTGATGCGTCCGGTGGCGAAGGAGACGCGGGCATGA